The following proteins come from a genomic window of Kitasatospora sp. NBC_01246:
- a CDS encoding ATP-binding protein has translation MQVLQVQLAVRADPAEVGRARRWVRSRLLNHGVDPDAPIAETVVLVVSELVTNAVVHTGCPAVLRLCFPVDDSPAGSGTSAAGGCPPAGGPVDGTGCGGAPRETAAIGPLRVEVADASQAAPAPRHAGPDADATNGRGLELVELLCDRWGWYPDGSGKRVWCEIGAGAPPVDPLTAVDWAALAQ, from the coding sequence GTGCAGGTTCTTCAGGTACAGCTTGCGGTGCGGGCGGACCCCGCGGAGGTCGGCCGGGCCCGCCGCTGGGTGCGCTCGCGGCTGCTCAACCACGGGGTGGACCCGGACGCTCCGATCGCCGAGACGGTCGTCCTGGTGGTCTCCGAACTGGTGACCAACGCCGTGGTGCACACCGGCTGTCCGGCCGTCCTGCGGCTCTGCTTCCCCGTCGACGACTCCCCGGCCGGGAGCGGTACTTCGGCGGCCGGCGGCTGCCCGCCGGCCGGCGGGCCGGTGGACGGGACGGGCTGCGGCGGCGCGCCGCGCGAGACGGCCGCGATCGGCCCGCTCCGGGTCGAGGTCGCCGACGCCAGCCAGGCCGCGCCGGCTCCCCGGCACGCGGGGCCGGACGCCGACGCCACCAACGGGCGGGGCCTGGAGCTGGTCGAACTGCTCTGCGACCGCTGGGGCTGGTATCCGGACGGTTCGGGCAAGCGCGTCTGGTGCGAGATCGGCGCCGGCGCGCCGCCGGTGGACCCGCTGACCGCCGTGGACTGGGCCGCACTGGCCCAGTGA
- a CDS encoding GlxA family transcriptional regulator, which produces MAHRIAVLALDRVIAFELGIPARIFESAKDADGVPHYQVATCTVDGRPVPTSTDFRIAVDHGPELLEWADTVVIPASADQGPREVDARLDPALVAALARIRPGTRLVSICTGSFVLAAAGLLDGRPATTHWRYTELFAALYPKVRLDPDVLFTDDGDVLTSGGVAAGIDLCLHIVRRDHGSAVANAVARTCLVPPWREGGQKQYVELPRPAVDAGPGAAAVRAWALEHLDQPLPLRLLADRAGMSVRSFTRRFREETGSSPGQWLTVQRAERARQLLESTDMTIDQVARESGFGTAASLRLRLRGRLDVAPSAYRRTFRSVERSH; this is translated from the coding sequence ATGGCGCACAGGATCGCGGTACTGGCACTCGACAGGGTGATCGCCTTCGAACTGGGCATCCCCGCAAGGATCTTCGAGTCGGCCAAGGACGCCGACGGCGTGCCGCACTACCAGGTGGCCACCTGCACCGTGGACGGCCGGCCGGTCCCCACCAGTACCGACTTCCGGATCGCCGTCGACCACGGGCCCGAACTCCTGGAGTGGGCGGACACCGTGGTGATCCCGGCCTCTGCGGACCAGGGGCCCCGGGAGGTCGACGCCCGGCTCGATCCCGCCCTGGTCGCCGCGCTGGCCAGGATCCGGCCCGGCACCCGGCTGGTGTCGATCTGCACCGGCTCCTTCGTCCTGGCGGCCGCCGGACTGCTGGACGGCCGCCCGGCCACCACCCACTGGCGCTACACCGAGCTCTTCGCCGCCCTGTACCCGAAGGTCCGGCTCGATCCGGACGTCCTGTTCACCGACGACGGGGACGTCCTCACCTCGGGCGGGGTGGCGGCCGGCATCGACCTCTGCCTGCACATCGTGCGCCGCGACCACGGCAGCGCGGTGGCCAACGCGGTGGCCCGCACCTGCCTGGTGCCGCCCTGGCGCGAGGGCGGCCAGAAGCAGTACGTCGAACTCCCGCGCCCGGCCGTCGACGCCGGCCCCGGCGCCGCGGCGGTCCGCGCCTGGGCGCTGGAGCACCTGGACCAGCCGCTCCCGCTGCGCCTGCTCGCCGACCGGGCGGGCATGAGCGTGCGGAGCTTCACGCGGCGGTTCCGCGAGGAGACGGGCAGCAGCCCGGGCCAGTGGCTGACGGTCCAGCGCGCCGAGCGCGCCCGCCAGTTGCTGGAGAGCACCGACATGACGATCGACCAGGTGGCCCGGGAGTCCGGCTTCGGGACGGCGGCCTCGCTGCGGCTGCGGCTGCGCGGGCGGCTGGACGTCGCGCCGAGCGCGTACCGGCGCACCTTCCGGTCGGTGGAGCGGTCGCACTGA
- a CDS encoding MFS transporter → MNERHTPTPGPTAAPARPEAPAPAPDLAPSGLPRPGRTGRPRPHYAWVVAAVSLLVLLGSAGFRSTPSLMMDALHNEFGWSMGTISSATSVNLALYGLTAPFAAALMDRFGVRLVVVCALLTISVGAGLTMLMREPWQLVLCWGVLVGLGSGSMAGAFATTVTGRWFRARQGLVTGVLTAAGAAGNLVFLPVGAWLVEEHGWRSAVVVVSLAASAVAVPVLLLMRERPADLGLLPYGATEEPPPPVADNRALARSLRVLRDASRSRAFWLLAGSFAICGATTAGLVGTHFIPAAHDHGLPVTTAASLLALIGIFDVIGTIASGWFTDRFDSRLLLVVYYALRGFSLFLLPQLFAGSLEPPILAFVIFYGLDWVATVPPTVALCRRHFGDDAPIVFGWVLACHQLGAAAVAGLAGLARDALGTYDLAWYAAGGLCAVAVLLCLALRADRPGAGAPAPSLS, encoded by the coding sequence GTGAACGAACGCCACACCCCCACCCCGGGCCCGACCGCCGCGCCGGCCCGCCCCGAGGCACCGGCCCCCGCACCGGACCTCGCCCCCTCCGGGCTCCCGCGGCCGGGCCGCACCGGCCGCCCCCGGCCGCACTACGCCTGGGTGGTCGCCGCGGTCTCGCTGCTGGTGCTGCTCGGATCGGCCGGCTTCCGCTCCACGCCCAGCCTGATGATGGACGCGCTGCACAACGAGTTCGGCTGGTCGATGGGGACGATATCCAGCGCCACCTCGGTCAACCTCGCGCTCTACGGCCTCACCGCTCCCTTCGCCGCCGCGCTGATGGACCGCTTCGGCGTCCGGCTGGTGGTGGTCTGCGCGCTGCTGACCATCTCGGTCGGCGCCGGGCTCACCATGCTGATGCGCGAGCCCTGGCAACTGGTCCTCTGCTGGGGCGTGCTGGTGGGCCTCGGCAGCGGCTCGATGGCCGGCGCGTTCGCCACCACCGTCACCGGCCGCTGGTTCCGGGCCCGCCAGGGCCTGGTCACCGGTGTGCTCACGGCCGCCGGCGCGGCCGGCAACCTGGTCTTCCTGCCGGTCGGCGCCTGGCTGGTGGAAGAGCACGGCTGGCGTTCGGCGGTCGTCGTCGTCTCGCTGGCGGCCAGCGCGGTCGCCGTCCCGGTGCTGCTGCTGATGCGCGAGCGCCCCGCCGACCTCGGCCTGCTCCCGTACGGCGCGACCGAGGAGCCGCCCCCGCCGGTGGCGGACAACCGGGCGCTGGCCCGCTCGCTGCGGGTGCTCCGGGACGCCTCCCGCAGCCGGGCGTTCTGGCTGCTGGCCGGCTCCTTCGCGATCTGCGGCGCGACGACGGCGGGGCTGGTCGGCACCCACTTCATCCCCGCCGCGCACGACCACGGCCTGCCGGTCACCACGGCGGCGAGCCTGCTGGCCCTGATCGGGATCTTCGACGTGATCGGCACCATCGCCAGCGGCTGGTTCACCGACCGCTTCGACTCCCGGCTGCTGCTGGTCGTCTACTACGCGCTGCGCGGGTTCTCGCTGTTCCTGCTGCCGCAGCTGTTCGCGGGTTCGCTGGAGCCGCCGATCCTGGCCTTCGTGATCTTCTACGGCCTGGACTGGGTGGCCACCGTCCCGCCGACCGTCGCGCTCTGCCGACGGCACTTCGGCGACGACGCGCCGATCGTCTTCGGCTGGGTGCTGGCCTGCCACCAGCTCGGCGCGGCCGCGGTGGCCGGGCTGGCCGGCCTCGCCCGGGACGCGCTCGGCACCTACGACCTCGCCTGGTACGCGGCCGGCGGGCTCTGCGCGGTCGCCGTGCTGCTCTGCCTGGCCCTGCGGGCGGACCGGCCGGGGGCGGGGGCGCCCGCGCCGAGCCTGTCGTGA
- a CDS encoding GNAT family N-acetyltransferase, whose product MTLAFTLDPEPGPDLRADIVRLWTDVTNAGGAVGFVAPVTEDEVWKTADPHFAGLAPAGPDRLLIAHERESGRLAALLFLDSMRFGLMDHWRLLKRVMVHPDFQGRGYGAELMAEAERVARAWGLEGLRLTLRGGLGLEAFYARCGYTEVGRVPAAIRVAPGDDRDDVTMWLDLR is encoded by the coding sequence ATGACGCTCGCCTTCACCCTCGACCCCGAGCCCGGTCCGGACCTGCGCGCCGACATCGTCCGGCTCTGGACCGACGTCACCAACGCCGGCGGCGCGGTCGGCTTCGTGGCGCCGGTGACGGAGGACGAGGTCTGGAAGACCGCCGACCCGCACTTCGCCGGCCTCGCGCCCGCCGGGCCGGACCGGCTGCTGATCGCCCACGAGCGGGAGAGCGGCCGGCTGGCCGCCCTGCTCTTCCTCGACTCCATGCGGTTCGGCCTGATGGACCACTGGCGGCTGCTCAAGCGCGTCATGGTGCACCCCGACTTCCAGGGCCGCGGCTACGGCGCCGAGCTGATGGCCGAGGCCGAGCGGGTGGCCCGGGCCTGGGGGCTGGAGGGACTGCGGCTGACCCTGCGCGGCGGTCTCGGGCTGGAGGCCTTCTACGCCCGCTGCGGCTACACCGAGGTCGGCCGGGTCCCCGCCGCGATCCGGGTGGCCCCCGGGGACGACCGCGACGACGTCACGATGTGGTTGGACCTGCGTTGA
- a CDS encoding DUF4229 domain-containing protein has translation MSSKVSDKSHATLRYTSMRVSIFLGCLLVALLLGHFQVIPVKGQTGAIFLFLVAAVVSAPLSYVLLSRQRDAMSAQISGRVDGLRSRTAARIADQNAEEDAADDAARATALQG, from the coding sequence GTGAGCAGCAAGGTGAGCGACAAGTCCCACGCCACGCTCCGTTACACCTCCATGCGGGTCAGCATCTTCCTCGGCTGCCTGCTGGTCGCCCTGCTGCTGGGCCACTTCCAGGTCATCCCGGTCAAGGGGCAGACCGGCGCGATCTTCCTGTTCCTGGTGGCCGCCGTGGTCTCGGCGCCGCTCAGCTACGTGCTGCTGAGCCGGCAGCGCGACGCGATGTCGGCCCAGATCTCCGGCAGGGTCGACGGCCTCCGCAGCCGGACGGCCGCGCGGATCGCCGACCAGAACGCCGAGGAGGACGCGGCCGACGACGCCGCGCGCGCGACCGCCCTGCAGGGCTGA
- a CDS encoding LacI family DNA-binding transcriptional regulator yields MPAPDPEPPADREPPAGPLSEPLREPLPGPAAPQGGSVSGTWPAPVRKPTGRDVARLAGVSQATVSLVFSGPEAGRRVSDATRERVREAARSLGYRPQAAGRQLRLGRSGMILLAVPNILGPFFGRVLEGVHEEAGRHGLAVVVSSGWGSATLADAATTSRFDGLLICSPDDSQLGALPADTPAVFLDADPGTDRARPTVELDVAGGMRAAVEHLAGLGHRRIGRLRSTHAAYTFRVRQAAFEQAAAELGLDVVELGVSLNEGQPAARGAARRMLAGPDRPHAVICDDDVVASGVYQAAAELGLRVPADLSVVGIDNIPVAELLTPPLTTVDLPGEELGRAGVAALADLLRGEPVAPVPPLATSLVLRSSTAAGTAATGTRAAGSPASGASPTGTSPTGTGRSD; encoded by the coding sequence GTGCCCGCCCCCGACCCCGAGCCGCCGGCTGACCGCGAGCCGCCGGCCGGGCCGCTCTCCGAGCCGCTGCGCGAGCCGCTGCCCGGGCCCGCCGCGCCGCAGGGCGGGAGCGTCAGCGGCACCTGGCCGGCTCCGGTCCGCAAGCCCACCGGGCGGGACGTGGCACGGCTCGCCGGGGTCTCGCAGGCCACCGTCTCGCTGGTGTTCTCCGGCCCCGAGGCGGGCCGCCGGGTCTCCGACGCCACCCGGGAGCGCGTCCGGGAGGCGGCCCGCAGCCTCGGCTACCGCCCGCAGGCGGCCGGCCGGCAACTGCGGCTCGGCCGCAGCGGCATGATCCTGCTGGCCGTGCCGAACATCCTCGGCCCGTTCTTCGGCCGGGTGCTGGAGGGCGTCCACGAGGAGGCCGGCCGGCACGGCCTGGCCGTCGTGGTCAGCTCCGGCTGGGGGAGCGCCACCCTCGCCGACGCGGCCACCACCAGCCGGTTCGACGGCCTGCTGATCTGCTCCCCGGACGACAGCCAGCTCGGTGCGCTGCCCGCCGACACCCCCGCGGTCTTCCTGGACGCCGACCCCGGCACCGACCGGGCCCGGCCGACCGTCGAGCTGGACGTGGCCGGCGGCATGCGCGCCGCCGTCGAACACCTGGCCGGGCTGGGCCACCGGCGGATCGGCCGGCTGCGCTCCACCCACGCCGCGTACACCTTCCGGGTCCGCCAGGCCGCCTTCGAGCAGGCCGCCGCGGAACTCGGCCTGGACGTGGTCGAGCTGGGCGTCAGCCTCAACGAGGGCCAGCCCGCCGCCCGCGGCGCCGCCCGCCGGATGCTGGCGGGCCCCGACCGCCCGCACGCGGTGATCTGCGACGACGACGTGGTGGCCTCCGGGGTCTACCAGGCGGCCGCCGAACTCGGTCTGCGGGTGCCCGCGGACCTCTCGGTGGTCGGCATCGACAACATCCCGGTGGCCGAGCTGCTCACCCCGCCGCTCACCACAGTCGACCTGCCCGGCGAGGAGCTGGGCCGGGCCGGGGTCGCGGCCCTCGCGGACCTGCTCCGCGGCGAGCCGGTCGCGCCGGTGCCGCCGCTGGCGACCTCGCTGGTGCTGCGCTCCTCGACCGCGGCCGGGACCGCCGCGACCGGTACCCGCGCGGCCGGGAGCCCCGCCTCCGGCGCCTCGCCCACCGGCACCTCGCCCACCGGGACCGGCCGTTCGGATTAG